The genome window ATTAATTTTCAATAATTAAAATTTTCCTTCCTTTTAGATAAAAAATCTGAGTACTAATGTCTGAAATTAAATCTCATAAAGCCGGTTTTGTAAGTATTGTTGGTAAGCCCAATGTAGGTAAATCGACATTAATGAATGCGCTTATTGGCGAGCGTTTGTCAATTATTACTTCTAAAGCACAAACAACTCGCCATAGAATTATGGGAATTCTGAACGGGGAAGATTTTCAGATCGTTTATTCGGATACTCCAGGAATACTAAATCCGCAATATGAACTTCATAAAGCGATGATGGGCTTTGTGACAGGTTCATTGCAGGATGCGGATGTAGTTTTATTTGTTACCGATATTTACGAAAAGGAAGAGGAAGTTTTTGAGATCACTGAAAAGATCAAAAAGATGGATGCTCCGATTATCGTAATTGTAAATAAAGTAGATCAGATAAAAAGTCAAGATGAGCTTAAGGAAAAGCTTAATTACTGGTCTACAGTATTTCCTGCAAAAGAGGTCTTGCCTGTTTCTGCACTAGAGAAATTTAACCTTGAACTGCTTTTTAACACAATTCTTGAACATATGCCTGTTCATCCACCCTATTATGGCAAAGATGAGCTGACAGACAGGCCAGAGCGTTTCTTTGCAGCAGAAATTCTGAGAGAGAAGATTCTGCTCAACTACAAAAAGGAAGTACCCTATAGTTGCGAGGTAATTATTTCAGAGTTTAAAGAAAAGGATGATCTTATCTCTATAAGAGCCGATATTCTTGTCGAAAGAGACAGTCAAAAAGGTATTTTAATTGGCCATAAAGGTGCGGCTTTGAAAAAAACAGGTACCCAGGCCAGACAAGAAATGGAAAAGTTTTTTGCAAAGAAAGTTTTTCTTGAGCAGCATGTAAAAGTAGAGCCGGAGTGGAGAACCAAAGCCGATAAGTTAAAACGGTTTGGTTATCTGCAGTAAGCCAATATTATATCGGAATGGTCCGGATCAAAGAAAAGTAAAAGTATTTAAGAATTATATAAAGAAGGCATGGCTAATATTATAGCAATTGTTGGAAGACCTAACGTGGGAAAATCCACACTATTTAACCGTCTCGTAGGTACCAGGACTGCGATCATGGATGACGTAAGTGGCGTTACAAGAGACAGACATTACGGGTATGGAGAATGGATCGGGAAGTTTTTTACTGTAGTAGATACAGGTGGATATGTATCAAATACTGATGATCTTTTTGAAGAAGCAATAAAGGAGCAAGTTGATGTAGCATTGGAAGAAGCTACAGTAGTGTTGTTTGTTGTTGATACATTTGCTGGTCTTCACCCGCTTGATGAAGAATTTGCGCATAAGTTAAGAAGAGCTAAAAAGCCGGTTTTCCTTGTTGCCAATAAAGCAGACACACATGACAGAGCAAATCTTTCAGGAGAATTCTATGCACTTGGCATTGGTGACGTTGTATATCCTATCAGTTCTCAGAACGGATCAGGTACTGGTGAATTACTGGATGATGTTGTGAAGCATTTTTCAAATGACGGTATTGAAAATCCTGACGAAGGTATACCAAGAATTTCCATTATTGGAAGGCCAAATGTCGGCAAATCTTCTTTTCTTAACGTATTGCTTGGAAGACAAAGAAGTATTGTAACCGATATTGCAGGAACGACCAGAGATGCTGTTGATGCTAAGTATACCGCATTCAATAAGGAATTTATTATTACGGATACTGCAGGTCTGCGTAAAAAGGCAAAGGTAAAGGAAGATATTGAGTTTTATTCAGTCTTAAGATCTATCAGAGCTCTAGAGGCTTCTGACGTCTGTATCATCATCATTGATTCCAAGAATGGACTGGAAACTCAGGATCTAAATATAATCGGACTTGCCAATAGAAACAGGAAAGGAATAGTACTCCTGGTCAACAAATGGGATTTGATTGAGAAAGATACCAATACGGCTAAGAAATTCGAAGATCAGATCAGGTCAGAACTGGCGGGTATGGACTTTATTCCAATTATTTTTGTGTCTGTTTTAAATAAACAGAGGATTCATAAGGCAATAGAAACAGCAATTGACGTTTATGAAAGTAGAAACAAGAAGGTTTCAACCTCTGCTTTGAATGAGGCTTTATTACCTGAAATTGAAAGATATCCCCCTCCTGCTTTGAAGGGTAAGCATATCAAGATCAAATACATAACGCAGTTGCCGACACATTCTCCTACGTTTGCGTTTTTCTGCAATCTGCCTCAGTATATAAAAGCACCGTACGCAAAGTTTCTTGAAAATAAACTAAGAGAACACTTTGGATTTGAAGGTGTCCCTGTTAATATCGTATTCAGAAAAAAATAATTTCACTACCTATGAAAAAGATTTTATTTGGAAGCTTGTTTATTTTAGCGGTTGCGATGATTTCTTCTTGCGAGGAAAAATCCAAATCTGAAAAAGCACTTGATAAACTGAAAGAAAAATCCGAGGAAGCTGCTGAGGCAACCGGCGAAGCTGCTGAAGCGACAGCAGAAGAGGGAGAAAAGGCTGGAAAAAAAGCAAAAAAGAAGTTGAAAAAACTGCTAGAAGATTAGTTTATTGTGGAAGTGGGAACATATTTTTTTTTTAAAAAAATCCCATTTTTCCTTTTGCGATTTAAAAATATCTATATATTTGCATCTTAAATCTAAATTAAAAGTTTTAATTACTATGAGAAAATTATTTGCGTTATTATTCGTAGCTGGTACATTATCATTCGCTTCTTGCTCTGAGAAAAAAGCTGAAGAGGCTGCAACTACTGAAACTGTTGACACTGCTCACGTTGAAGAGGCTCCAGTTGCTCCAGTAGATACAACTGCTGCTGCTCCTGCTGACACTACTGCTGCTGCTCCTGCAGAAGCTCCAGCTGCTCACTAATTAGTGACCTCTGGTCAAAAGACATTCAAAAAAGCCCTGGTTAGACTAGGGCTTTTTTATTTGTATCAATTGAAAAAAGCTTTAGAATAATTTCAACAGATTACCTAAAGCTTTGTATTCTTGACAGAATTCTATTTTGATTTTTTGGCTTTTTTTCCGGTTTCGCTACTTTTCTTCTCTTGCTGTTGTACACTTCCAGAATCATTCTTTTCTGCAAGCTTTTTTAACTCAAATAATTCATCACGCAAACGGGCAGCTTCCATGAAGTCCATTTCTTTTGCTGCTTTTTCCATTTCCTTCTGTGTTCTCTGAATCATCTTTTCCAGCTCAGGTTTGCTCAGATATTGCAATACCGGATCTGCGGCAAGATCTTTATGTTCTTCCTGAACATAGTATGTTCTGGTCTCTTTTCGGGAATCTGCAACTTTGGTTTGGCCAAGAATTTCCTCGCGGCTTTTCAATACTGTTTTAGGAGTAATATTATGTTGTTTATTATACTCCATTTGAATTGCCCGACGTCGGTTTGTTTCTTCAATAGAAAGGCGCATTGAATCAGTGATTTTATCTGCATACATAATCACTTTACCATTTTCATTTCGCGCAGCCCTACCAATAGTTTGAATCAGTGATCTTTGATTTCTGAGGAAACCTTCTTTGTCTGCATCCATTATGGCGACCAGGGAAACCTCTGGTAAATCCAGACCTTCCCTAAGAAGGTTGACACCAACAAGCACATCGAAAACACCAAGACGCAATTCTCTCAATATCTCAACCCTGTCAAGTGTTTTTACTTCAGAATGTATATAGCGGCATTTGACGTTAACCTTTGAAAGGAATTTAGTCAGCTCTTCCGCCATCCTTTTGGTTAGGGTGGTTACAAGCACTCTGTCATTCGCCTTTACGCGTTCGTGTATTTCATCCAAAAGATCATCTATCTGATTTCCGCTAGGTCTTACATCTATCAGTGGGTCAAGCAACCCTGTCGGTCTGATGATCTGTTCTATTACTACACCATCACACTTTCTCAATTCATAGTCAGCAGGTGTTGCGCTGACATAGATGGTTTGCGCTGCCATGGTTTCAAATTCATTGAAGGTAAGTGGCCTGTTATCAAGCGCAGAAGGCAGACGGAATCCATAATCGACAAGGTTTACCTTTCTGGAACGGTCTCCTCCCCACATAGCTCTTATCTGAGGAACTGTTACATGGCTTTCGTCTATAACCATCAGAAAGTCAGAAGGGAAATAATCCAGCAGACAGAATGGTCTGTCGCCCGGATTTCTCCTGTCAAAATATCTGGAGTAGTTTTCTATACCGGAACAGTAGCCAATTTCCCTCATCATCTCCATATCAAACTCGGTACGTTCCTGTATCCTTTTGGCTTCAAGGTGACGTTGCTCGAATTCGAATAACTTCACTTGTTTCACCAGATCATCCTGAATTTCAGTTATAGCTTGTTTCAGGGCATCTTTACCAGTTACAAAAAGATTTGCAGGGTACAGGTTAAAAAACTTTTCATCATTCAGCTTTTTTCCTGAATATGGATCAATTCTCTGAATGGCTTCAATCTCGTCTCCCCAGAAAATAATTCTGTAAGCAAAGTCAGCATAAGCCGGAAAGACATCAACGGTGTCTCCTGTAACACGGAAAGTACCACGTTTGAATTCTGCAGTAGTTCTGTTATAAAGAATTTCTACAAAAGAGTAGAGGAGCTTATTTCTGGAGACTTTTTCTCCTTGTACTACTGTTACTATATTCTTTCCAAACTCTTCAGGATTTCCAATACCATATATACAAGAGACGGATGCGACTACAATAATATCTCTTCGTCCGCTCATAAGTGCTGAAGTGGCAGCAAGTCTGAGCTTTTCAATCTCTTCGTTAATGGAGAGGTCTTTCTCTATATATAAATTGGAAGAAGCGATATAGGCTTCGGGCTGGTAGTAATCGTAGTAGCTGATGAAATATTCAACCAGATTATCAGGAAAGAAATGCTTGAATTCGCCATAAAGCTGAGCAGCCAGTGTTTTATTGTGGCTTAGAATCAGCGTTGGCTTCTGCACTTCCTGAATA of Sporocytophaga myxococcoides DSM 11118 contains these proteins:
- the era gene encoding GTPase Era; amino-acid sequence: MSEIKSHKAGFVSIVGKPNVGKSTLMNALIGERLSIITSKAQTTRHRIMGILNGEDFQIVYSDTPGILNPQYELHKAMMGFVTGSLQDADVVLFVTDIYEKEEEVFEITEKIKKMDAPIIVIVNKVDQIKSQDELKEKLNYWSTVFPAKEVLPVSALEKFNLELLFNTILEHMPVHPPYYGKDELTDRPERFFAAEILREKILLNYKKEVPYSCEVIISEFKEKDDLISIRADILVERDSQKGILIGHKGAALKKTGTQARQEMEKFFAKKVFLEQHVKVEPEWRTKADKLKRFGYLQ
- the der gene encoding ribosome biogenesis GTPase Der, whose amino-acid sequence is MANIIAIVGRPNVGKSTLFNRLVGTRTAIMDDVSGVTRDRHYGYGEWIGKFFTVVDTGGYVSNTDDLFEEAIKEQVDVALEEATVVLFVVDTFAGLHPLDEEFAHKLRRAKKPVFLVANKADTHDRANLSGEFYALGIGDVVYPISSQNGSGTGELLDDVVKHFSNDGIENPDEGIPRISIIGRPNVGKSSFLNVLLGRQRSIVTDIAGTTRDAVDAKYTAFNKEFIITDTAGLRKKAKVKEDIEFYSVLRSIRALEASDVCIIIIDSKNGLETQDLNIIGLANRNRKGIVLLVNKWDLIEKDTNTAKKFEDQIRSELAGMDFIPIIFVSVLNKQRIHKAIETAIDVYESRNKKVSTSALNEALLPEIERYPPPALKGKHIKIKYITQLPTHSPTFAFFCNLPQYIKAPYAKFLENKLREHFGFEGVPVNIVFRKK
- the uvrB gene encoding excinuclease ABC subunit UvrB, producing MFFYNLNKGAQLFNITSHYKPTGDQPKAISKLVDGVNKGEPAQTLLGVTGSGKTFTIANVIQEVQKPTLILSHNKTLAAQLYGEFKHFFPDNLVEYFISYYDYYQPEAYIASSNLYIEKDLSINEEIEKLRLAATSALMSGRRDIIVVASVSCIYGIGNPEEFGKNIVTVVQGEKVSRNKLLYSFVEILYNRTTAEFKRGTFRVTGDTVDVFPAYADFAYRIIFWGDEIEAIQRIDPYSGKKLNDEKFFNLYPANLFVTGKDALKQAITEIQDDLVKQVKLFEFEQRHLEAKRIQERTEFDMEMMREIGYCSGIENYSRYFDRRNPGDRPFCLLDYFPSDFLMVIDESHVTVPQIRAMWGGDRSRKVNLVDYGFRLPSALDNRPLTFNEFETMAAQTIYVSATPADYELRKCDGVVIEQIIRPTGLLDPLIDVRPSGNQIDDLLDEIHERVKANDRVLVTTLTKRMAEELTKFLSKVNVKCRYIHSEVKTLDRVEILRELRLGVFDVLVGVNLLREGLDLPEVSLVAIMDADKEGFLRNQRSLIQTIGRAARNENGKVIMYADKITDSMRLSIEETNRRRAIQMEYNKQHNITPKTVLKSREEILGQTKVADSRKETRTYYVQEEHKDLAADPVLQYLSKPELEKMIQRTQKEMEKAAKEMDFMEAARLRDELFELKKLAEKNDSGSVQQQEKKSSETGKKAKKSK